TATAATAAGAGTTTTTTCAGTACGATTAACCTACAAGttctcaaatcaaaatcaaaatcatcaattttGCAGTCCTTTGCAGCCACTAAAGCTGCATTGCAGCCAttgttttcaataaaaaatatttaaactagAGGCTTGTCTGAAGTTATGACTTGTGACTTGTCTTTATCTTCGAGTAATAAACCTGCATTTGATTGAGGAAGCTTGTATGTTGGCTTTTGAAGTTTACATCTATATCCCTGCATTTGtcaataacaatgaaaaactaaggATTTATTTGGGAGAGAATGAGAAAACAAATGGAAAAAAGGTATATATTAGAATTAGGATTTCTTTTTCCTATTACAAACTCATGGGTGATTACATTAATTTAGCAGTACCTGTAGATGGCTTTTCACTTGAGGGTGGGTAAGCCCTTCAACACCCATGAGCTCTACAAGTTGTTTGGGGGATGCTTCTGTAAATAGAGTATTAAatttacaacaattcaatgaaaaaaaaaataaccaATAGATGGACAGATTGGATTAAGtatgaacaagatattctagataAATCAAACATAATTTATATTATACAGTATTTAGAATTCTAAATCAATATCAAAACTAAAAAAATTTTAGAATTCTAAACCAATATCAAAACTAAAACGAATTTAGAATTCTATATCTACCGACACAAAAAActtaataaagaaaaatgaaagattgaatgaATGCTCACTGTTGGGACCTCCAAGTTGTTGCACTGCTCGAAGAAAACTATCATGCAAATCAGAGGTCCAACGAATCCTGGGCATTAAAGATTTaatgtacttcctcttttctccttTCTCATTTCCATTCTCATGAGAAACAGACCCATTGTTCTCTCCTCCTACTCGAATCCTTTTACCAAAAATAAGAATCTCTCTTCCTTCTTCATTCTCCATTTTTCTCTGCTGCTAAACTTTGTCAAACAACCGCTGAAACAAGGATGAGTTTAAGAATAGAGTGATTGAAATCTATATAAAGGTGATTGCAGGCAAGAGGTGATAACAAAAATTTAATATTTAGATTTAAGATTTGCTGCCTTGGATTACTATGATTACTATGGTGTGACACTAAATGTTGTAATGTCGTTCTTGTTAGAGAGGACATGCATTGGATAAAACAAATAAGGGGCAGTGTATTGGAGACCCAAATTCATATGTAAAACTGGAGCATTAATATTACTCTTTTTTTACATCATATTGAAGAAAACGTTTCGGTGAATctctataaaaaattaaaataaatttaagaagGTACATTCAAAGTTTAAATAATTTATGATCGGTTTGTGTAATTAGTATTGAATGATGGAGGCATCCACTACAAACTTGTATTCTAGAAGAACTCCCATCttacattttaatttaatttgatttataatatttaataggaaaatttaaaataaaataaataactctCATCTTacattttaatttcatttataatatttaataggaaaatttaatataaaataaaaaatttgttatcaattaataaattgaaatattttataatataatttgaatTACATTATTAATTGGAATTCACAAGCAGTGAGACCAATAGACACCAAGAAGGAAGCATCCCTTTAAGAAAGCAAGGCTTTTGACCAGAGCATCCAATTGGTGGGAACAAAGGTCCCAAACCCTTAACAAGCTTCTATTCTCAACACAAAAAGATATAATATACAATCGTTTTTATTATTTAAGTTTAGATGAAAATTTCATATAACAGATATTTTATATTCCTAATTATCAAAATTATTTGCTATTCTTATTAAATTTAAAAGTATTATATTAAAAGAAAAAGTATAATCAAATACAGTGACAAAGAGATAGTAAGAGTTGAAGATTGATATCTAAGAATACCACCTATTTTAAGACATGTGAAAAATTGCATCTTTAATTTCTTTCAAATATTGATCTAGCTTTTACTATCTACTCCTTCATATTCAtagtaattaataattttttatgtcATTAATGTTTATGCCTTCATAAGTACTTTTATTAAATTCTAAATAGTGTGTATTAGTTAAGTTGAATACAGAGAAAACAAAAAGAATTTGTTCTTACTACCCagaagctagaacaatagctataaaaAACAATTGTTCTTACTACCCAAAAGCTAGAACAATAGCTAGAAACAGGTAAGTGgcatacaaagacaacaaaaagtcCTTTAAGATATGTGGGTGTGCCAAGTTAGCCATAACCACTAATAGtacactccaaataaaatagaaccctcaccacttgtctcTAGCAAGATTCAAAACTTTTTGCATcgaggactttaatggatttgtattcttgatgactCTCAAGATGAAGACAATGACCTCAATGAAGAGTTTATGAATAGTTCAAATATGAATGTGGGTGTGCAAGCTCCTGGAGTTTCGGTTTTGTCTACAAGCTTTGTGTAGGACGAGCCAAAGGTGACTCTTGTTTCTCCCCATGGATAGCAGATTTTTGTGGACATTATAGACACTTTTCTTGCCGAGTCTTTTGGAATGGCTAGGTAGTTCTCTTATCATCACATTTTGTGGCAACATTCCTTTCCTAATTTTGAGGATTGTTTCAAGATCCATAATGGGGAACCTTGGTTCTTTTTCTTGAATGACCTTTGTTTTCCCAGGTGATCCTTTGGTTTCAATTCTCAAAATaaatttatgttccttgtttgagTCCATTTGTCACTCAAATTTTGGAGTGAAAAGGTTCTCATGTCTTTTACTAACACTTTGGAAcaattttaaatatgattttaacCCTATCACTAAATTCATCAACCATCTATTGTTTGAGATATCCTACATGTTGGTGGAATATGATAAGGTTCTCCCTTCTGATCTTATCCTCTTTTATAGGTATGGTAAGTGGGTCAGGAAATTGAATATGAAAGTCCCCATTGTCTGCAATGCTTTTGGTCAAGAAGGTCACAAGTGTACTACTTGTAACACCAATAAGAACACTCAGTTCACTTAGAGAAAAAGAATACAATTGCCCTTCACACTAAAAATACACTTCTTAAACACTCCCAACCTCTGCAAGCTAAGGGCTTCATATAATCACAAAGAATGCTGTCCACAAGGTTATTCAATTCTTCGGAGAAGCTCCCATTCTCTTGGAGATACAAGATGGTCGCCTCCTTGGGAAGCCCTGGGGACGGCATCCTGTGTCTAAGAACAAGCCCAAAACGCCTTCGCGGGATAATGAGAACGCCATGCGGCCGCTCCTCCTTGAAGTGATCGGGGGACTGCGATATGGCCGAGAGTATAATGCACTTTGCTCGGGGACTGCGTTATGAGCGCCAACGGAATCGTCTGCAATGTGATGCCGCGCCATGGAAGGTATCAGATTCTGTATCTCACAACCTGCCCTTATGGTGAGCCCCAGCTAGAGGATCCAGAGGAATAAGGGGCCGGCAAAAACGTTCCCAACAAAGATATATATAATCTGGTACCTTCATGAAAAGTAGCCGCCACGCCAGGGTTGGTTGCCTGGCGCAGACGATTCCGTTTGCTCTCATAAAACAGGCGCAATCTGTCTCCTCCGAGCACAGTGCAGATAATGGTTTCGGCCACATGGCAGTCCCGAGGCAACCTCCAGGAGTGGCTGCATGGGGTTCTCAGTATCCATGTAGCGGCTTTGGCTTGTTCTGGGATCACAATAATATTGTAATAAACTTTTTCTATCAGGATGCAATATCAATTACAAATCATTTATTGCATAATTTCTGCAATAAAAATCTACCATTATCTTCTCCTTCTTGCATACACATGAACATGAAtcagtatatatatgaattttataaTATTAGTatatcaaatatttaaaaaatatatgtaaaatataagagagatatcttataatagaagagaatcatctgtaaaataaatgttttttctaaatactaaacaccaagtggtgagggttctattttatttggaataataaaataacacttccacaaaaactgaaacataacatatttcatgcatttacctctcgttcgcatgtcaaattgtttcaaaaatggatttttgtttagggACATTTTGACTTCATTGTACATGCCTCTTGACATAATTACTAGTTTTGAATAAAACTATTAAGGACAAAGGAAATATAATACTTACCTTTCTTGACCTCCATCTTGATGACACATTTCTTCTACTTG
The nucleotide sequence above comes from Cryptomeria japonica chromosome 11, Sugi_1.0, whole genome shotgun sequence. Encoded proteins:
- the LOC131043469 gene encoding putative Myb family transcription factor At1g14600, with product MENEEGREILIFGKRIRVGGENNGSVSHENGNEKGEKRKYIKSLMPRIRWTSDLHDSFLRAVQQLGGPNKASPKQLVELMGVEGLTHPQVKSHLQGYRCKLQKPTYKLPQSNAALVAAKDCKIDDFDFDLRTCRLIVLKKLLL